The window GGTATGCCTGCTCCGCCTGCGGAAACCGGGACTACGTCTTCGGCCGCGGCGGAGGCGAAAAGCTGGCCAAGGAGCTCGGAACGGAGCTGCTCGCCCAAATTCCCTTGGGCGCTCCGGACAACGACATGGACGATCCGGATTTCTCTCCCTCGGTATATGCCGCCGATACGGAGACGGGGCGCATCTATGCCGACTTGGCCCGCAGGGTCATTCAAAAGACCTCCGTGGAGGTCGGGAACTGAGGATCCAGGCGCAAAGGAGCCGGCGAGGCACATGCCCGCCGGCTTTTCTTCTCTGAGGAGAAAATCAGAAGGGAATCTCGTCCTTGGAGATTTCGATCGGCTTTCCGTCGTTTTCCTCCATCGGATCGGGAACCCGGGAGGTGGCCACTTCCTTCTTGGGAATCATCACTTCCTGCCAGGGTTTGAGCAGTCCGAGCTGGGTGAGGATCGTTTCCGCCCCGCAGTGCTCGCAATACCGGGCATCCCCCGGATTGATGCGGCCGCACCAGCCGTCGGAGCCGATCTGCTCGTCAAACCGGGACTGGTTGGTGCATTCGTTAAACAGGTAGATACCGCACATTTTGCAATACTTTGCATCCTCGGAGAAATTTCGGTTTCCGCAACGGGGGCAAAACAGGAACCGGCCCTTCTCGTCCGTCTCCACGTAGGCGTGCTTTTGATTCATCGGTCTTCCCTCCGGATTCCGTTTTATCGTTCCCAGCAGGCCGTAATGCCCGTCGGGACTGGCACAGTGGGCCACCGGCTTCAGATATTCCGCGAACTGCCGCCTCATCCATTCCTCCGCCGCCCGGCAGGTTTCATCGTACCCTTTCAGGGCTTGCTCCCGCTCCTCCGCCACCGGATCGGGAATTTCGCACATAAAGCGGATCGCTTCCCGCCGGGTCGTGTCGGCCGCCCGCAAAAGAGGCAGGGGGGCGAGCACCTCCGCCGCGAACCGTTCCGCTTCCCGGACGTGGATGGGGGATCGTTTCCGGAGGTTTCCGCCCTCCTCCGGAGCGTCCGCGTGTCCGAGCCGGATATGCCCCAGTTCGCGCAGGACGGTCCACCGGAGCAGCTCCTCGGGATGCGGCCCATCATCCAAGACGATGGTGAACCTCTTCTTTTCCCGGTGGACGAGAAGGACAGCGCCGCGCTCCCTATCCACCGATCGGGGATCGAAATGTTCGCTTTTGGCGATCCGGCGGGCGGGAATGATCCGGACTCCCAGCCGTTCGGCGAGGAGGAAGGGATCGACGGGCAGCCAGCGGATATCCGTTTCGCGGATCATTTGCCAGGCGTTGTCCAGGATGGTCTGGATTCGGGATTTTTCCGTCAACTCCATGCGGCTGCCACACTCCCTCTTCCTCTCCATTGTACACGCAATCGCTTCGGTCGGGAAAGTTCGCGGGCACGCCAGCGCCCTCGATGAAAAACAAGGAAAGACCATCCCCTTTTGCCCCCGGTCCCGGAAATAGGATTTCGCTCCGATCGGCCCATACGGAAGCTAACTCCTCTTGCCGCTTACCCGGCCGGACTCGACCGCGCGATTGGAGGGGCGTGGGGGCGATGGAGTCGGCCGCCCGCGACGTGCGGTCGGCGGACAATCAAATGGGGGGATTCTTTTCAACCCTCTTCGGTTTGTGTGCGTAAAAAAGGACTCCCGGATCGGAGTCCTTCACATTTTTCTCACGCACTGTTGGTTCCTCCCTGTTGCTGTTCTTGGCCACCGCCCTCCTGAGACCCGCCGTCCTTTTTCTTTTTCTGTTCCGCTTTCTTCACCGCCTCTTCCAGGAGCTTCTCAAATTTCTTCTGGAAGGACGGGGTTTCCAGGGCCTCTTCCATCACCTTGGTCATCTCTTTGCGGTATTGACGGCTTTTCATCAGGTGGAGAAGGTTTTCCTCAAATTCCGGGTCCCGCAGGACATCCATCAGCAGTTTTTGGTACTCGGGATCCTTCATCAGCTGCTTCATCAGCTTTTCCTGTTCCTTGCGGGTCACTTCGGCCAAGTTTTTGGCCACTTCCCGTTTTTTGAGGATGTCTTCCAGTTGCTTTTTCGTCTTCGGATCCTGCATGGTCTTGGCGACGGCCTTTTCCACATCCCTGTCGGCGATGACCACTTCCCGCTTGAATTCCGGGTCCTTCATCATTTCCCGGATCGCCTTTTTCCCTTCGTTGGTCTGCAGGACGTCGACGACCATTTCCTTTATCTGCTGGTAATCCGGCCCCTGGCTTTCGGGGCGTTGGGCCGGATTGCTGCACGCGGTGGCAAGAATAAGGATCATAGCGGAGAGAAGGATGTTGCGCATGGGAAGCCCCCGTTTCTTTATGAACTGAGCATGAGATTTGCTGTTGAGCATGTTTCGGATGCAAGCTTTACCCTTAATATGGGGAGGAGGGGGACGGTTTATGCCGCACGCGCTGGCTTCCCGACAGGGGGTTTGATACAATCAAAGGGACGGAAATACGATGGGGAGAGACCGAAGATGACGATACGAAATTGGCTTTTTTTGTTTTTCACCACCCTGGCCCTGGGGGGCGTCGCGGCCCTTTTGATCGGCTTCCTGTTGGAACTCTTCATGGGGGAGATGGGACTCAGCCTGTCGCAGCGGCTGCTCGCGGGTCTGCTGTTCGGCGCGGTGGCGCAGATGGGCTTTTTTGCCTACCTGATCTTCAATTGGGTGGCATCCGGATTTTTCCGCAAGGATTTCTGGTTTCACACCGTCCAGGTTCTGCTTCTCCTCCTGGTGCTGGGTGAGGTGATCGTTTTCGGATATATGGCGGATACCGCAGGGAGAATCCTGGTTCCCGAAGCCCTTGTCGGATCCATCACCCTGGTCGTCGGGCTGTTGGTGGCGTTCTGGAAGACGAAGCTGACGAACCGACGGGGTTTCGTTCCCGCC is drawn from Planifilum fimeticola and contains these coding sequences:
- the gerD gene encoding spore germination lipoprotein GerD; the protein is MRNILLSAMILILATACSNPAQRPESQGPDYQQIKEMVVDVLQTNEGKKAIREMMKDPEFKREVVIADRDVEKAVAKTMQDPKTKKQLEDILKKREVAKNLAEVTRKEQEKLMKQLMKDPEYQKLLMDVLRDPEFEENLLHLMKSRQYRKEMTKVMEEALETPSFQKKFEKLLEEAVKKAEQKKKKDGGSQEGGGQEQQQGGTNSA
- a CDS encoding KinB-signaling pathway activation protein, which translates into the protein MTIRNWLFLFFTTLALGGVAALLIGFLLELFMGEMGLSLSQRLLAGLLFGAVAQMGFFAYLIFNWVASGFFRKDFWFHTVQVLLLLLVLGEVIVFGYMADTAGRILVPEALVGSITLVVGLLVAFWKTKLTNRRGFVPALFFMVVATLIESGTALKQDSLMMMLYTVLTLLVCNAWQILWIHRLVAPPKAEGDKSRKKKSVGAPAAAGSKK
- a CDS encoding ImmA/IrrE family metallo-endopeptidase, whose translation is MELTEKSRIQTILDNAWQMIRETDIRWLPVDPFLLAERLGVRIIPARRIAKSEHFDPRSVDRERGAVLLVHREKKRFTIVLDDGPHPEELLRWTVLRELGHIRLGHADAPEEGGNLRKRSPIHVREAERFAAEVLAPLPLLRAADTTRREAIRFMCEIPDPVAEEREQALKGYDETCRAAEEWMRRQFAEYLKPVAHCASPDGHYGLLGTIKRNPEGRPMNQKHAYVETDEKGRFLFCPRCGNRNFSEDAKYCKMCGIYLFNECTNQSRFDEQIGSDGWCGRINPGDARYCEHCGAETILTQLGLLKPWQEVMIPKKEVATSRVPDPMEENDGKPIEISKDEIPF